A single window of Saccharomyces kudriavzevii IFO 1802 strain IFO1802 genome assembly, chromosome: 16 DNA harbors:
- the SKDI16G4005 gene encoding uncharacterized protein (similar to Saccharomyces cerevisiae YPR145C-A; ancestral locus Anc_3.484), which yields MSITFRKIKLIFKRNDSEYPQSYRAEMKSKNKNTVITRHDLLIAHEREQRASLDRISSISNLQSQDKRGEKRSKRA from the coding sequence ATGAGCATTACTTTCagaaaaattaaattaATATTCAAGAGAAATGATAGTGAATACCCACAGAGCTACCGAGCGGAAATGaaatccaaaaataaaaatactGTAATAACAAGGCATGATCTCCTGATTGCGCACGAAAGGGAGCAAAGGGCTTCGCTAGATAGGATTAGCTCAATTAGTAATCTTCAATCACAAGATAAACGGGGAGAAAAGCGATCTAAAAGAGCTTAA